A part of Pseudomonadota bacterium genomic DNA contains:
- a CDS encoding prolyl oligopeptidase family serine peptidase, which produces MIVERTHYYAKSGLVGEVLATRREASRVRVAMGLAPGVIQLRDGGDGPDVAWWCAFPDQATHQDDLDRRDASPEFAAVRQRMAGLVDRFERLFERDDDEPVTPSAMQPTALSDWPIVPEEHSFSSRGLLLKGYFYRPPGPGPFPCVITNHGSQIHQGTDDICRPGTAALLMQWGIASFLPHRAGYGNSPGPGWLEEVTAEFATPEYDAQLAPRLDRESDDVLAALDHVCSLDITRSDHIGVMGSSFGGTTTLLAAAKTNRFRCAVEFAGAAINWEHTPGLRQTMLAAVEKVACPIFFIQAATDYSTRPTVELAAAARAAGITTEEKVFPAWGLTQDEGHVFERNGPHIWGPDVRRFLERWL; this is translated from the coding sequence ATGATTGTTGAGCGAACACACTACTACGCAAAATCCGGCTTGGTCGGTGAGGTCTTGGCGACCCGTCGCGAGGCGAGCCGCGTGCGCGTCGCGATGGGCTTGGCGCCGGGCGTGATCCAGCTTCGCGATGGTGGCGATGGCCCCGACGTTGCCTGGTGGTGTGCATTTCCCGACCAGGCGACACACCAGGATGATCTCGACCGGCGGGACGCCAGTCCCGAGTTCGCCGCTGTCCGTCAACGAATGGCCGGGCTGGTCGACCGGTTCGAACGGCTGTTCGAACGCGATGACGACGAGCCGGTGACGCCGTCTGCCATGCAACCGACGGCTCTGAGTGATTGGCCTATCGTCCCGGAAGAACACAGTTTTTCGAGCCGCGGCCTGCTGTTGAAAGGCTATTTCTATCGTCCGCCGGGGCCGGGCCCGTTCCCCTGTGTGATCACCAACCACGGCAGCCAGATCCATCAGGGGACCGACGATATCTGCCGGCCCGGCACGGCGGCGCTCTTGATGCAGTGGGGGATCGCTTCCTTCCTGCCGCACCGCGCGGGCTACGGCAATTCACCGGGTCCGGGGTGGCTTGAGGAGGTAACGGCCGAATTCGCAACCCCCGAATACGACGCGCAGCTGGCGCCGCGCCTTGATCGTGAAAGCGACGACGTGCTCGCCGCCCTCGATCACGTCTGCAGCCTCGACATCACACGCAGCGATCATATTGGCGTGATGGGGAGCAGCTTCGGCGGCACGACGACGCTGTTGGCGGCCGCAAAAACCAACCGGTTTCGCTGCGCGGTCGAGTTCGCCGGCGCGGCGATCAACTGGGAGCACACGCCGGGCCTGCGCCAAACCATGCTGGCGGCGGTCGAAAAAGTCGCCTGTCCGATCTTCTTCATCCAGGCGGCGACCGACTATTCGACGCGCCCCACGGTTGAACTGGCCGCCGCCGCCCGGGCCGCCGGTATCACAACCGAAGAGAAGGTGTTCCCGGCCTGGGGCCTGACCCAGGACGAGGGCCATGTCTTCGAGCGCAACGGGCCGCATATCTGGGGGCCCGATGTCCGGCGTTTTCTGGAGCGATGGCTCTAG